A section of the Agrobacterium tumefaciens genome encodes:
- a CDS encoding ferritin-like domain-containing protein: MAEKTLEDLFLDTVKDIYFAERQILKALPKMARAAQSPELKAAFEKHRDETEVHVERLQNVFELLGKPARGKTCEAIQGIIAEGEEIMEEFKGSPALDAGLISSAQAVEHYEITRYGTLKTWATELGMKEAAKLFEQTLGEESATDTALSSLAQASANVKGKSKAA, from the coding sequence ATGGCTGAGAAGACATTGGAAGACCTTTTCCTCGACACGGTGAAGGACATTTATTTTGCCGAGCGCCAAATTCTCAAGGCGCTTCCGAAAATGGCGCGGGCTGCGCAGTCGCCCGAGTTGAAGGCCGCGTTCGAAAAGCATCGGGATGAGACCGAGGTTCACGTCGAGCGTTTGCAGAACGTCTTCGAGCTGCTGGGCAAGCCGGCACGTGGCAAGACCTGTGAGGCGATCCAGGGCATCATCGCCGAAGGCGAAGAGATCATGGAGGAATTCAAGGGCTCGCCCGCACTCGATGCCGGGCTGATTTCTTCGGCGCAGGCGGTGGAGCATTACGAGATCACCCGCTATGGAACCTTGAAAACCTGGGCGACCGAACTCGGCATGAAGGAAGCGGCCAAGCTGTTCGAGCAGACGCTTGGCGAAGAAAGCGCGACGGATACCGCCCTGTCGTCGCTCGCGCAGGCGAGCGCCAACGTCAAGGGCAAGTCCAAGGCGGCGTAA
- a CDS encoding cysteine hydrolase family protein, producing MVEFSPDGDWRHLCVDMQRVFAEDTPWHVEWMDRISEAVEAVVEADPARCIFTCFVPPETVAEAPGAWRAYYEKWPMMTQEALAPELIEIIPSLSRYTPPARVFRKSVYSPWQHGGLADILRKEQVSTVVISGGETDVCVLATVLGAIDQGFHVILVEDALCSGTDATHDAALQLLSGRFSTQLQVCTTEMLLAALPSRAAPQFKMR from the coding sequence ATGGTCGAATTTTCGCCCGATGGAGACTGGCGCCACCTGTGCGTCGATATGCAGCGTGTCTTTGCGGAGGATACGCCGTGGCACGTCGAATGGATGGACCGCATCAGCGAAGCGGTGGAGGCGGTGGTTGAGGCCGATCCGGCGCGCTGCATCTTCACCTGTTTTGTGCCACCTGAAACGGTCGCTGAAGCGCCCGGTGCCTGGCGCGCCTATTATGAAAAGTGGCCGATGATGACGCAAGAGGCACTAGCCCCTGAACTCATCGAGATCATTCCGTCGTTGTCCCGTTACACTCCGCCCGCCCGTGTCTTTCGCAAAAGCGTCTATTCGCCATGGCAGCACGGCGGCCTTGCCGACATTCTGCGGAAGGAGCAGGTGTCGACGGTGGTGATTTCGGGCGGAGAGACGGATGTCTGCGTTCTTGCCACCGTTCTGGGAGCGATAGACCAGGGTTTTCATGTCATTCTTGTAGAGGATGCACTGTGCAGTGGCACGGATGCGACACATGATGCAGCGCTGCAGCTTCTCTCCGGCCGCTTTTCGACGCAGTTGCAGGTGTGTACGACGGAGATGCTGCTTGCGGCCCTGCCTTCCCGGGCAGCACCGCAGTTTAAGATGCGATAG
- a CDS encoding SDR family NAD(P)-dependent oxidoreductase → MNPDISRKGLAVVTGASSGIGYELARCAVQDGYDLIVVADEAEIESAAARLRAAGTEVEAVQADLSTQAGVEKLLSRIAASGRPVDLLFANAGQGLGNGFLDQQMEAIQRVIATNISGTVALVHAIGNGMRQRGSGRILFTGSIAGFMPGTFQAVYNATKAFINSFSFALREELNGSGVTVTCLMPGATETAFFDRADMLDTPVGKQKKDDPGFVAQVGYEAMMNGEGDVVSGWKNKLMTAAANVTPAETLARQHRKMAEPDGD, encoded by the coding sequence ATGAACCCGGATATTTCCCGCAAAGGGCTGGCCGTCGTTACCGGCGCTTCCTCCGGCATCGGATACGAGCTGGCGCGATGCGCCGTGCAGGATGGTTACGACCTCATCGTGGTGGCTGACGAGGCGGAAATCGAAAGCGCAGCAGCCCGGTTGCGGGCAGCGGGCACAGAAGTGGAGGCGGTGCAGGCCGATCTTTCCACGCAGGCGGGCGTCGAGAAGCTTCTCTCCCGCATCGCAGCGAGCGGACGGCCGGTCGACCTGTTGTTTGCGAATGCGGGACAGGGGCTGGGCAATGGCTTCCTCGACCAGCAGATGGAGGCGATTCAAAGGGTGATAGCCACCAATATTAGCGGCACCGTGGCGCTGGTCCATGCGATCGGCAACGGCATGCGACAGCGCGGCAGCGGGCGGATTCTGTTCACCGGCTCAATTGCAGGCTTCATGCCCGGCACCTTTCAGGCCGTCTATAACGCCACGAAGGCCTTCATCAATTCCTTCTCTTTCGCACTTCGCGAAGAGCTCAACGGCTCCGGCGTCACAGTCACCTGCCTGATGCCGGGCGCAACCGAGACGGCGTTTTTCGATCGTGCTGACATGCTCGACACCCCGGTCGGCAAACAGAAGAAGGATGACCCGGGCTTCGTCGCGCAGGTGGGTTACGAGGCCATGATGAATGGAGAGGGCGACGTCGTCTCCGGCTGGAAAAACAAGCTGATGACCGCCGCCGCGAATGTAACGCCAGCCGAAACCCTTGCCAGACAGCATCGGAAAATGGCCGAGCCGGACGGCGATTGA
- a CDS encoding zinc-dependent alcohol dehydrogenase: MKALTWHGKHDIRCESVPDPKIEHGRDAIIKVTACAICGSDLHLYNGIMPDMHGGDIMGHETMGEVVEVGSDNKALKVGDRVVVPFTIACGECFFCKRGFHSGCERSNPNPHKVKEMWGNSPAGLFGYTHLLGGFSGGQAEYMRVPYADVGPLKVPDGLTDEQVLFLSDIFPTGYMAADFCNIQPGDTIAIWGCGPVGQMAIRSAFLLGAERVIAIDSVPDRIALAASAGALTLNYLDEDIYERIMELTHGRGADACIDAVGTEPDPAAGWDSRIDRIKVATFMGTDRPHVLRQAIYCCRNFGTVSVVGVYGGFLDKIPMGSAINRGLTFRMAQTPVQAYLPTLLERIEKGEIDPSFVITHRAGLEDGPDLYKTFSHRDDGCIKVVLKP, translated from the coding sequence ATGAAGGCACTGACCTGGCACGGAAAGCACGACATTCGCTGTGAGAGTGTCCCCGATCCCAAAATCGAGCATGGCCGCGACGCGATCATTAAGGTGACGGCCTGCGCCATCTGCGGCTCGGATCTCCACCTCTATAATGGCATCATGCCCGACATGCATGGCGGCGACATCATGGGTCACGAGACCATGGGCGAAGTCGTAGAAGTCGGCAGCGACAACAAGGCGCTCAAGGTCGGTGACCGCGTCGTCGTTCCCTTCACCATTGCCTGCGGGGAATGTTTCTTTTGCAAAAGAGGATTTCATTCAGGCTGCGAGCGCAGTAACCCCAATCCGCACAAGGTCAAGGAAATGTGGGGCAATTCCCCTGCAGGCCTGTTCGGCTATACCCACCTGCTCGGCGGTTTCAGCGGTGGGCAGGCCGAATATATGCGGGTTCCATACGCCGATGTCGGACCTCTCAAGGTTCCCGACGGGCTGACGGACGAGCAGGTCCTGTTCCTTTCGGATATTTTCCCGACCGGTTACATGGCGGCGGATTTCTGCAATATCCAGCCCGGGGATACCATCGCTATCTGGGGCTGCGGACCCGTCGGCCAGATGGCCATTCGCTCCGCCTTCCTTCTGGGTGCCGAAAGGGTGATTGCAATCGATTCCGTCCCTGATCGGATCGCCCTTGCTGCCTCTGCCGGCGCGCTCACGCTGAATTACCTGGATGAGGATATTTACGAGCGGATCATGGAACTGACCCATGGCCGAGGTGCGGATGCCTGCATCGACGCCGTGGGCACCGAGCCGGATCCGGCCGCAGGCTGGGATTCGCGGATTGACCGTATCAAGGTCGCGACCTTCATGGGGACGGACCGTCCGCATGTGTTGCGGCAGGCGATCTATTGCTGCCGCAACTTCGGCACCGTTTCGGTCGTCGGCGTTTACGGCGGTTTCCTCGACAAGATTCCCATGGGCTCGGCCATCAATCGCGGCCTGACCTTCCGGATGGCGCAGACGCCCGTGCAGGCCTATCTGCCCACTTTGCTGGAACGGATCGAGAAGGGCGAGATCGACCCATCCTTCGTCATCACCCACCGCGCCGGCCTCGAGGATGGCCCCGATCTCTACAAAACGTTCAGCCATCGCGACGATGGCTGCATCAAGGTCGTTTTGAAGCCATAG
- a CDS encoding sigma-70 family RNA polymerase sigma factor, whose amino-acid sequence MTKHAVSGVSGNTLSDEQLEVLRTGIADLAPALTAFARRFVRNEEDVDDLVQETMLRGLRSLHGFTPGTALKSWLFTILRNTFCTRYKVSKRECVGLPVGIEQTMSTPANQEWRVQHHEVMRAIRDLDTDQKKALLLVAGGTSYSDAASICGCRVGTIKSRVNRARESLRRNLD is encoded by the coding sequence ATGACCAAGCACGCAGTGAGTGGAGTTTCCGGAAACACATTGAGTGACGAGCAACTGGAGGTGTTGCGCACGGGCATTGCGGATCTGGCGCCGGCTTTAACGGCTTTTGCCCGACGCTTTGTCAGAAATGAGGAGGATGTCGACGATCTCGTTCAGGAGACGATGTTGCGGGGGCTGCGGTCACTGCACGGGTTTACACCCGGCACCGCATTGAAGTCGTGGCTTTTCACGATCCTGCGTAACACGTTCTGCACCCGCTACAAGGTTTCCAAACGCGAATGTGTCGGCCTTCCCGTCGGCATCGAACAGACGATGTCCACGCCCGCCAATCAGGAATGGCGCGTGCAGCATCACGAGGTCATGCGGGCGATCCGCGATCTCGACACGGACCAGAAAAAGGCCCTGCTCCTGGTCGCCGGCGGAACGAGTTACTCAGACGCCGCCTCGATTTGCGGCTGCCGCGTGGGCACCATCAAAAGCCGCGTCAACAGAGCGCGGGAATCGCTACGGCGCAATCTCGATTAA
- the treZ gene encoding malto-oligosyltrehalose trehalohydrolase, with protein sequence MDAGKYRKWGAQRKQSGETEFTIWAPASAAVRLWLNDAESNMQTAGDGWHHITKPTSAGDRYGFILEDGTRVSDPASHRQEEGPLGPSLIVNHDFHWKNPDWKGRPWLEAVVYELHVGTFTREGTYAAAAAKLEYLASIGVTVVELMPLATFSGSRGWGYDGVLQFAPQRDYGTPEDLKAFIDEAHGHGLMVLLDVVYNHFGTTGNAIETFAPAFFKQGGTPWGPAPDFNRAEVRSFFLQNALYWLEAYRFDGLRIDAADHLAGGDGDVDFLIEMARHVKRTITGRHVHIVTEDARNAASPLTPSSDGLVAVDAEWNDDFHHVIHVATTQEDGGIYEDFANQPYDGLRRSLATGFVYQGHPRPSHKFAGSGEPSGHLAPHRFVNFLHNHDQAGNRLRGERLRSLIQRPLFDTLETILLLAPQTPLMFMGDDHGSTNPFFFFSDHPENDREQEIKNRLKQAESFQGELPPDAPQVVLDPNDPHTMQVSTLKWDEAETTEGKLARERMKALLEKRRRYIWPLLRSDFERGVSLDCETQCLAIDWYFSAGRLEMRANLSPNLTSLPAVQGEAFLRHGSIEGTGYGAYALQFAIGDR encoded by the coding sequence ATGGATGCAGGGAAATATCGCAAATGGGGCGCCCAGCGAAAGCAATCCGGAGAAACGGAATTTACGATCTGGGCGCCCGCATCGGCCGCAGTGAGATTATGGCTGAATGATGCGGAATCCAACATGCAAACGGCCGGGGACGGCTGGCATCACATCACAAAACCCACCTCCGCCGGCGATCGCTACGGCTTCATATTGGAGGACGGGACAAGGGTTTCAGATCCCGCTTCCCACCGGCAGGAGGAAGGCCCGCTCGGCCCCTCCCTGATCGTCAACCATGACTTCCACTGGAAAAACCCCGACTGGAAAGGCCGGCCCTGGCTTGAAGCGGTCGTCTATGAGCTTCATGTCGGAACTTTTACAAGAGAGGGAACATATGCTGCCGCCGCGGCAAAGCTGGAATATCTCGCCAGCATCGGTGTGACGGTGGTCGAACTCATGCCGCTTGCGACCTTCTCGGGCAGTCGCGGCTGGGGTTATGATGGCGTTCTGCAATTCGCGCCCCAGCGGGATTACGGCACGCCCGAAGACCTCAAGGCCTTCATCGATGAGGCCCATGGCCATGGCCTGATGGTGTTGCTGGATGTCGTCTATAACCACTTCGGCACGACGGGAAACGCGATTGAGACCTTCGCGCCAGCGTTCTTCAAACAGGGCGGAACGCCGTGGGGACCCGCGCCGGACTTCAACCGCGCCGAGGTGCGGTCGTTCTTTCTCCAGAACGCGCTCTACTGGCTCGAGGCCTACCGGTTTGACGGCCTACGGATCGATGCCGCCGACCATCTCGCCGGCGGCGACGGAGACGTCGATTTTCTGATCGAGATGGCAAGGCACGTGAAGCGGACGATAACAGGCAGGCATGTCCATATCGTCACCGAAGACGCGCGAAATGCAGCCTCACCCCTGACCCCTTCGTCTGATGGCCTCGTCGCTGTCGATGCCGAATGGAACGACGACTTTCACCATGTGATTCATGTCGCCACCACGCAGGAGGATGGTGGCATTTACGAAGATTTCGCCAACCAGCCCTATGACGGTCTTCGCCGCTCGCTCGCAACCGGCTTTGTCTATCAGGGCCACCCGCGGCCTTCTCACAAATTTGCCGGCAGCGGTGAACCCAGCGGCCATCTTGCGCCCCACCGGTTCGTAAACTTTCTGCATAACCACGATCAGGCCGGTAACCGCCTGCGGGGCGAGCGGCTGCGTTCCCTGATACAACGTCCCCTTTTCGATACGCTTGAGACGATCCTCCTCCTTGCCCCGCAGACGCCGCTGATGTTCATGGGCGACGACCATGGTTCGACCAACCCGTTCTTCTTTTTTTCCGACCACCCCGAAAACGACCGGGAGCAGGAGATCAAGAACCGGCTGAAACAGGCGGAAAGCTTTCAGGGCGAATTGCCGCCCGATGCCCCGCAGGTGGTATTGGATCCGAATGATCCGCACACGATGCAGGTCTCAACCCTGAAGTGGGATGAGGCGGAAACGACCGAGGGGAAGCTGGCAAGGGAAAGGATGAAGGCGTTGCTTGAGAAACGGCGCCGGTACATCTGGCCGCTCCTGCGCTCGGATTTCGAGAGGGGCGTTTCCCTAGACTGTGAGACGCAGTGTCTGGCGATCGATTGGTATTTCAGCGCGGGACGGCTGGAAATGCGCGCCAACCTTTCACCAAACCTCACCAGTCTTCCGGCTGTGCAGGGGGAAGCCTTTCTCCGGCACGGCAGTATCGAGGGCACGGGCTATGGCGCTTATGCCCTGCAATTTGCGATCGGTGACCGCTGA
- a CDS encoding Crp/Fnr family transcriptional regulator, which translates to MLERPQGHGEANILFSLLPEGVRREVVGACSAVELALGDVLISAGAPIERVFFLSSGIASVVVVSKAGRRTEAGLVGREGFVPMAAAAGALRNVTEIVMQAPGEALALDIGSFETLLAKHRVFFDILVCAHHIARVQVECTASSNAIQSVTERLARWLLMCHDRVEGNSLHLTHDFLSTMLAVRRASVTDALHVLESHGFIRSERGRITIRNRETLETYAGELYGLPEEEGNRMLARFRRAHPSEPPLGNLTAV; encoded by the coding sequence ATGCTGGAGCGACCGCAGGGCCATGGTGAAGCGAATATTCTGTTTTCTCTTTTGCCTGAGGGTGTCAGGCGCGAGGTTGTGGGAGCCTGCAGCGCGGTAGAACTCGCCTTGGGCGATGTGCTGATATCCGCTGGCGCGCCGATCGAGCGCGTTTTCTTCCTTTCTTCCGGCATCGCATCCGTCGTTGTCGTCTCGAAAGCCGGGCGAAGGACTGAAGCGGGCCTCGTGGGTAGAGAGGGTTTCGTTCCCATGGCCGCAGCGGCGGGCGCGCTGAGAAACGTGACCGAGATCGTGATGCAGGCCCCGGGTGAGGCACTTGCCCTTGACATAGGGTCGTTTGAAACGTTGCTGGCAAAACATCGGGTGTTCTTCGACATTCTGGTCTGCGCGCATCATATCGCCAGGGTGCAGGTGGAGTGCACGGCTTCCTCCAACGCCATCCAGTCGGTCACCGAGCGTCTCGCGCGCTGGCTTTTGATGTGTCACGACCGTGTCGAAGGCAATTCCCTGCATCTGACACACGACTTTCTGTCAACGATGCTGGCAGTGCGGCGTGCAAGCGTGACGGATGCGCTGCACGTTCTTGAGAGCCATGGCTTCATTCGTTCTGAAAGAGGACGGATCACGATCAGGAACCGTGAGACGCTGGAAACCTATGCCGGCGAGCTCTACGGTCTGCCCGAAGAGGAGGGCAACCGCATGCTCGCCCGCTTCCGGCGCGCGCACCCTTCGGAGCCGCCGCTGGGTAATCTCACCGCGGTCTGA
- a CDS encoding UdgX family uracil-DNA binding protein (This protein belongs to the uracil DNA glycosylase superfamily, members of which act in excision repair of DNA. However, it belongs more specifically to UdgX branch, whose founding member was found to bind uracil in DNA (where it does not belong), without cleaving it, appears to promote DNA repair by a pathway involving RecA, rather than base excision.) has translation MTEKRPSRKPPPAFQSGGADATSLGALRDDAEGCRRCDLYRDATQLVFGEGSAKARVVLVGEQPGNEEDRKGRPFVGPAGRLLDQCLQEAGVDRSQCYVTNAVKHFKFKQRGKRRLHERPNSGEVQSCAWWLAAELRLLAPDLIVAMGATAFYTLTGRRTGVTSERGNLLTTPFGTRLLVTIHPSYLLRLRDRDDAHRQQRAFIADLHRIEEILAENS, from the coding sequence GTGACGGAGAAAAGGCCAAGCAGAAAACCGCCTCCCGCCTTCCAGTCCGGTGGCGCGGATGCCACCTCTTTGGGAGCCCTCCGGGACGACGCCGAGGGATGCCGGAGATGTGATCTCTACCGAGACGCCACCCAGCTGGTTTTCGGCGAAGGCAGCGCGAAAGCGCGCGTGGTTCTCGTCGGTGAGCAGCCCGGCAATGAGGAGGACCGGAAAGGCAGACCCTTCGTCGGACCAGCCGGCCGTCTCCTCGACCAATGTCTCCAGGAAGCCGGCGTCGACCGCTCGCAATGTTATGTGACGAACGCGGTCAAACATTTCAAATTCAAACAGCGCGGCAAGCGGCGGTTGCATGAACGCCCGAATAGCGGCGAGGTTCAAAGCTGCGCCTGGTGGCTGGCAGCAGAGCTGCGCCTGCTTGCCCCCGACCTGATCGTGGCCATGGGCGCTACCGCTTTTTATACACTGACCGGGCGTAGAACCGGCGTGACCAGCGAACGCGGCAACCTCCTGACGACGCCTTTCGGCACCCGCCTCCTCGTCACGATACACCCCTCCTATCTCCTGCGCCTTCGCGACCGCGACGACGCCCACCGGCAGCAGCGCGCGTTCATCGCCGACCTGCACAGGATAGAGGAGATCCTTGCCGAAAACTCGTAA
- a CDS encoding Crp/Fnr family transcriptional regulator, whose amino-acid sequence MLGSSFVFYNRLLKTLGTERLSQLAARMEPVNLPAGHQLVGAGMPISHLCFIETGLASTIVHDEGGKGIETVLVGREGITGWPALLGAETTPDETVMSVTGRGYLIPAAEVLRDMEEDARLRELLLGYVNICMLQVGQLVLANGQYSLRERLARWLLMCHDRLDTDDLPITHEFLSTVLGVRRPGITNELHILEGIHAIRASRGKVRIINRRILESVADATYGVPEKEYERLMARMQTDVDTPSAISV is encoded by the coding sequence ATGCTTGGATCAAGTTTTGTTTTCTATAACCGATTGTTGAAAACCCTCGGCACGGAACGGCTGTCGCAGCTCGCCGCCCGTATGGAACCGGTAAACCTGCCGGCCGGGCATCAGCTCGTCGGTGCCGGCATGCCGATCTCCCATCTCTGTTTCATCGAAACCGGGCTCGCATCGACCATCGTGCATGATGAGGGCGGCAAGGGTATCGAGACCGTGCTTGTCGGGCGCGAGGGGATTACCGGCTGGCCCGCACTGCTGGGCGCAGAAACCACGCCGGATGAGACCGTGATGAGCGTGACCGGGCGCGGCTACCTCATCCCGGCTGCCGAAGTATTGCGGGATATGGAAGAGGATGCGCGTCTGCGCGAGCTTCTGCTCGGTTACGTCAATATCTGCATGCTTCAGGTCGGCCAGCTCGTGCTGGCGAACGGGCAATACAGCCTGCGCGAAAGGCTCGCGCGATGGTTGCTGATGTGCCATGACCGGCTCGATACCGATGACCTGCCGATTACCCATGAGTTCCTCTCCACGGTTCTTGGTGTGCGCCGGCCCGGCATCACCAATGAATTGCACATTCTCGAGGGCATTCATGCGATCCGCGCCAGCCGCGGCAAGGTCCGCATCATCAATCGCCGCATTCTGGAAAGCGTTGCCGACGCGACCTACGGCGTCCCCGAAAAAGAATATGAGCGGCTGATGGCGCGCATGCAGACGGATGTCGACACGCCGTCAGCCATTTCTGTCTAA
- a CDS encoding DUF6894 family protein has protein sequence MPRFFFTVISGKNVLDDQEGSVLPSLDQAIEEALKDARALMSDAILQGRDISGGCIIIRNAQQEVLTVVRFADALDRNG, from the coding sequence ATGCCGAGATTTTTCTTCACTGTGATCAGTGGCAAGAATGTCCTTGATGATCAGGAAGGGAGCGTTCTGCCCTCGCTCGACCAGGCGATCGAGGAGGCGCTGAAAGATGCCCGCGCGCTGATGAGCGATGCCATCCTGCAGGGCCGCGACATCTCCGGAGGGTGCATCATCATCCGCAACGCGCAGCAGGAGGTTCTGACAGTCGTCCGCTTTGCCGATGCGTTAGACAGAAATGGCTGA
- a CDS encoding DUF3175 domain-containing protein, whose translation MKKAKKKKKWSQKVTRESDALDLEKEVFTKEDPSQIARSLKASAEQSDRRKANPFRSAMSMLVFYINRAGRSLPRTRKDVLEEAKDELRKEFGKQR comes from the coding sequence ATGAAAAAGGCGAAGAAGAAAAAGAAATGGTCGCAGAAAGTGACCAGGGAAAGCGATGCGCTTGACCTTGAAAAAGAGGTCTTCACAAAGGAGGACCCCTCGCAGATCGCCCGATCGCTGAAGGCCTCGGCAGAACAATCCGACAGGCGCAAGGCAAACCCTTTCCGGTCGGCCATGTCCATGCTGGTCTTTTACATCAACCGGGCCGGTCGATCGCTGCCGAGAACACGAAAGGATGTGCTGGAAGAGGCCAAGGACGAACTTCGCAAGGAATTTGGAAAGCAGCGATGA
- a CDS encoding NAD(P)(+) transhydrogenase (Re/Si-specific) subunit beta translates to MTIGIVSAAYVAAAVLFILSLGGLSGQESAKRAVWYGIVGMGLAIVATVFGPEISKGVGQWLVVLLMLAGGSVLGYFVASRVQMTEMPQLVAALHSFVGLAAVFIGFNAHIEEAHVASLDETARSLLTGFSAILAHKTPVELAIMKVEVFLGVFIGAVTFTGSVVAFGKLAGKVDGKAKKLPGGHLLNAGAAILSLVLLIMYCNGAGAWTLVLMTLAAFFIGYHLIMGIGGADMPVVVSMLNSYSGWAAAAIGFTLGNDLLIVTGALVGSSGAILSYIMCKAMNRSFISVILGGFGGTTGPAMEIEGEQVAIDAEGVAAALNDADSVIIVPGYGMAVAQAQSAVSELTRKLRADGKTVRFAIHPVAGRLPGHMNVLLAEAKVPYDIVLEMDEINDDFPSTDVVIVIGSNDIVNPAAQDDPNSPISGMPVLEVWKSKLVIVSKRGQGTGYSGIENPLFYKDNTRMFYGDAKKSINDLLPLIK, encoded by the coding sequence ATGACCATTGGTATTGTTTCCGCGGCTTACGTTGCCGCAGCCGTTCTCTTCATCCTTTCCCTCGGTGGCCTTTCCGGACAGGAAAGCGCCAAGCGTGCCGTCTGGTACGGCATCGTTGGAATGGGTCTCGCCATCGTCGCCACCGTCTTCGGTCCTGAGATCAGCAAGGGCGTCGGGCAATGGCTCGTCGTGCTCCTGATGCTGGCCGGCGGCTCCGTCCTCGGCTACTTCGTCGCAAGCCGCGTGCAGATGACCGAAATGCCGCAGCTTGTGGCGGCCCTTCACTCCTTCGTCGGTCTTGCCGCCGTCTTCATCGGCTTCAACGCCCATATCGAGGAAGCGCATGTCGCCTCGCTCGACGAAACCGCACGTTCCCTACTGACGGGCTTTTCCGCCATCCTCGCCCACAAGACGCCGGTGGAACTGGCGATCATGAAGGTCGAGGTCTTCCTCGGCGTCTTCATCGGCGCGGTCACCTTCACCGGCTCCGTCGTCGCCTTCGGCAAGCTTGCCGGCAAGGTGGACGGCAAGGCGAAGAAACTGCCGGGCGGGCATCTGTTGAACGCCGGTGCCGCGATCCTGTCGCTCGTGCTGCTCATCATGTATTGCAACGGCGCAGGCGCATGGACGCTGGTGCTGATGACGCTGGCCGCCTTCTTCATCGGCTATCACCTGATCATGGGCATCGGCGGCGCCGACATGCCGGTCGTCGTTTCGATGCTGAACAGCTATTCCGGCTGGGCGGCCGCCGCCATCGGCTTCACGCTCGGCAACGATCTCTTGATCGTCACGGGTGCGCTGGTGGGCTCCTCGGGTGCGATCCTCTCCTACATCATGTGCAAGGCAATGAACCGCTCCTTCATCTCGGTCATCCTCGGCGGCTTCGGCGGCACGACGGGCCCGGCGATGGAAATCGAGGGGGAACAAGTGGCGATCGACGCCGAAGGTGTGGCCGCGGCACTCAACGACGCCGACAGCGTCATCATCGTCCCCGGTTACGGCATGGCGGTGGCACAGGCCCAGAGCGCGGTGTCGGAACTGACGCGCAAGCTGCGCGCCGACGGCAAGACCGTGCGCTTCGCCATTCATCCGGTGGCCGGCCGTCTTCCCGGCCACATGAACGTGCTGCTCGCCGAAGCGAAGGTGCCCTACGACATCGTGCTGGAAATGGACGAGATCAACGACGATTTCCCAAGCACCGACGTCGTCATCGTCATCGGCTCGAACGACATCGTCAACCCGGCAGCCCAGGACGATCCGAACTCACCCATATCAGGCATGCCGGTTCTGGAAGTGTGGAAGTCGAAACTCGTCATCGTCTCCAAGCGCGGCCAGGGCACAGGTTACTCCGGCATCGAGAACCCGCTGTTCTACAAGGACAATACGCGCATGTTCTACGGAGATGCGAAAAAGTCGATCAACGATCTTCTGCCGTTGATCAAGTAA